From Tubulanus polymorphus chromosome 9, tnTubPoly1.2, whole genome shotgun sequence, a single genomic window includes:
- the LOC141910891 gene encoding uncharacterized protein LOC141910891, translated as MAESNPQINVDNSESVQIGDKCTMIINQCCHHEDKLSNERPPQNLEVNQVQKCLERTYDQMIDVEDYKEVWWSDKFINFHDFFTREHAKIRPRKQNENNEEQSVILPDDFEKLFAYYPRAMKRVCLVGEPGMGKTTQVINLVLNWTSSPTEFLKGFPMLFYIPLNDLPTDNPCIHTYIFENLLNQEIKQDLPISIFETFVRKNSEKAIFFLDGFDELKSDKAKKDIVRVINALPKAHIVITTRESGGSIIVTDPKFTVASISGFRMEEVIDIMRRKFPQRDPYDLFNMLSNKVTPLFKSIYYNPLILHMFCFLYMDEEEITVPSKLTNIYIDMTCFLISKREGFDLSSECFFGDIENSVALKQICKIAYETLIARQNSFSENRLKPDESKRTALTCKEVSPRHKSDRSVQLRFVHKSVQEFLAAVDSVVQFNDHCGEIPWNRCAFDQLPDELEKYGELYPRFVAGLLHRYMHNRGLAELFKTLIDDRFVKVKVEGFVDVFSRRNGLLMALVPDYERFIQLQSESYQLSDQLLIYLNEADCPDDAIGEIVHYMGKMLIVRVDSGFEINVLAKILRQNECPIEVVYIIDLNYELEPGGCADEYRELGTAITSNTSLRGMIVKTDTSSSLDGPNPYLPTCQKSNSIDWFVWEDGNNVCICYKKFNCEWTRTSRLITREDEDQLTSRDAFTKSREEILLIETAASSKLLGDIRKSYPFVKHLFLQVPPVKSENVIGELTKIIPVLKSVHLNEIFDEYLSGEEFNYFNNALKSSDIETIWLDLKKLTTSQWAEISDSVGSMPKLKHLFANARISRILDQLPQLTVLSIDLRSGADGDALVRYLSSNAVNELREVAISMERNITLPSYDKLKRYRRFVG; from the exons ATGGCGGAGAGTAATCCACAGATAAACGTAGATAATTCGGAATCAGTTCAAATCGGCGACAAATgtacaatgataataaatcagtgTTGCCACCATGAAGATAAACTATCCAACGAAAGACCTCCTCAGAATCTAG AAGTCAATCAAGTTCAGAAGTGTCTCGAACGAACGTACGACCAAATGATCGATGTTGAAGATTACAAAGAGGTTTGGTGGAGCgataaattcatcaatttcCACGACTTCTTCACCAGAGAACACGCAAAAATTCGACCCCGAAAGCAGAATGAAAACAACGAGGAGCAGTCAGTGATTTTACCCGATGATTTCGAGAAGCTTTTCGCTTATTACCCGCGCGCTATGAAACGTGTGTGCCTCGTAGGTGAGCCCGGTATGGGTAAAACAACGCAGGTTATAAATCTGGTTTTGAACTGGACGAGCTCACCGACGGAGTTTCTAAAGGGGTTCCCTATGTTGTTTTATATACCGTTAAATGATCTGCCCACTGATAACCCGTGTATTCATACGTACATTTTCGAAAATCTTTTGAATCAAGAAATCAAACAGGATCTGCCGATTAGTATTTTTGAGACATTCGTACGGAAAAATTCAGAGAAGGCGATATTCTTTCTAGACGGCTTCGACGAGTTGAAAAGCGATAAAGCGAAGAAGGACATCGTACGCGTTATCAATGCATTACCGAAAGCGCATATCGTCATAACAACACGTGAGTCCGGGGGCAGCATAATCGTCACTGATCCAAAATTCACCGTTGCTTCGATATCCGGCTTCAGAATGGAAGAGGTCATCGACATTATGAGGAGAAAATTTCCACAGCGCGATCCGTATGATCTGTTCAACATGCTCAGTAACAAAGTAACTCCTTTATTTAAAAGTATCTACTACAACCCTCTGATACTAcatatgttttgttttctctaTATGGACGAAGAAGAAATTACGGTTCCGTCCAAACTCACCAATATCTACATCGATATGACATGTTTTCTGATCAGTAAACGCGAGGGTTTCGACTTGTCGTCGGAATGTTTTTTCGgcgatattgaaaattcggtAGCGCTCAAacaaatttgtaaaattgCGTACGAGACGCTCATCGCGCGTCAAAACAGCTTTAGCGAAAATCGTCTGAAACCCGACGAATCGAAGAGGACGGCTTTGACGTGCAAAGAGGTGTCACCGCGACATAAATCGGACCGCTCCGTCCAGCTACGATTTGTTCACAAATCTGTGCAAGAATTTCTGGCGGCGGTAGACTCGGTCGTGCAATTCAACGATCATTGTGGCGAAATACCCTGGAACAGATGCGCGTTTGATCAACTACCGGACGAACTTGAGAAATATGGCGAATTATACCCGAGATTCGTTGCAGGGCTACTGCATCGTTACATGCATAACCGTGGCCTTGCTGAACTCTTCAAGACTTTGATAGATGATAGATTTGTAAAAGTAAAAGTGGAGGGTTTCGTGGATGTATTTAGCCGTCGAAATGGACTCCTGATGGCGCTCGTCCCCGATTACGAACGCTTCATCCAGTTACAATCCGAAAGCTATCAATTATCAGATCAGTTGTTAATCTACCTGAATGAAGCCGACTGTCCGGACGACGCCATCGGCGAAATCGTTCACTACATGGGAAAAATGTTAATCGTCCGTGTGGATAGCGGATTCGAAATAAACGTACTGGCAAAAATACTCCGACAAAACGAATGCCCGATCGAGGTTGTTTACATAATAGATCTCAATTACGAACTGGAACCCGGTGGATGCGCCGATGAATACCGCGAATTAGGAACGGCCATAACTAGTAACACTAGTCTTCGGGGTATGATAGTTAAGACGGACACGTCATCGTCATTAGACGGACCAAATCCGTACTTGCCTACGTGTCAGAAGAGCAACAGTATAGATTGGTTTGTGTGGGAAGATGGAAATAATGTTTGTATATGTTACAAGAAGTTTAATTGCGAATGGACTAGAACCAGTCGGTTGATTACGCGTGAAGATGAAGATCAGCTGACCAGTCGTGATGCTTTCACAAAGAGTAGAGAAGAAATTCTGTTAATCGAAACTGCGGCTAGTTCGAAACTTTTAGGCGATATTCGGAAATCCTATCCATTCGTAAAGCATTTATTTCTCCAAGTACCTCCGGTTAAAAGCGAAAATGTGATCGGAGAGCTGACGAAGATAATACCGGTGTTGAAGAGCGTTCACCTCAACGAGATCTTCGATGAATATTTGAGCGGGGAAGAATTTAACTACTTTAACAACGCCTTAAAGTCTTCAGATATCGAAACAATTTGGCTCGATCTGAAGAAATTAACCACAAGTCAATGGGCAGAAATTAGCGACAGCGTCGGTTCAATGCCGAAACTTAAGCACCTTTTTGCTAATGCAAGAATAAGCCGAATTCTAGATCAACTGCCACAGCTGACAGTGTTATCAATAGATTTGCGTTCAGGAGCTGACGGCGACGCGCTTGTTCGGTATCTGTCATCGAATGCGGTAAACGAGCTGCGAGAAGTCGCTATCTCGATGGAACGAAACATCACATTACCATCTTACGACAAATTAAAACGGTATCGACGCTTCGTAGGTTAA